A stretch of the Vitis vinifera cultivar Pinot Noir 40024 chromosome 16, ASM3070453v1 genome encodes the following:
- the LOC100244660 gene encoding protein YLS7 isoform X2, whose product MFKAMTLASPRGFPTMSAFPRSLSSIAVSVGGLALFLIFASCLLLSYPIGSTVRGYFYGDDSGKMALWDNETIIDTRLVDNVDLVNKNLPANPSSKVPISSSGQLIDSGTDGLVNEPAKVPLSSSNITQEEEISSYVSSNIADNVEIASPLSMALKNNSDVTVAGSNPTSPASPSLPEDVGTSLVDSGCDLYHGSWFYDSSGPSYTNNTCPVLTQMQNCQGNGRPDKEYENWRWKPSQCDLPKFDAKKFLELMRGKTLAFIGDSVARNQMESMLCLLWQVEVPKNRGNRKMQRWHFKSTSVMIVRIWSSWLVHQTTEPLDFAPEGVVKLHLDIPDNVFMEHIPKFDVVVLSSGHWFAKQSVYVLKNEIVGGQLWWPDKSRSMKINNIEAFGISVETSLAALVTHPNYTGLTIVRSFSPDHYEGGAWNTGGSCTGKVRPASAGDLVENGFTNIMHEKQVMGFDRAIKKATNKSKLRLMDITEAFGYRHDGHPGPYRSPDPNKITQRGPDGKPPPQDCLHWCMPGPVDTWNEFVLETIRREFNGWGGG is encoded by the exons ATGTTCAAAGCCATGACTTTGGCTTCACCAAGAGGGTTTCCGACAATGTCTGCCTTTCCCCGGTCTCTCTCCTCCATAGCAGTATCAGTGGGAGGATTGGCATTGTTCTTAATTTTTGCTTCTTGCCTTTTGCTCTCATACCCAATTGGTTCCACGGTCCGGGGCTATTTTTACGGTGATGATTCAGGAAAAATGGCATTGTGGGATAATGAAACTATAATTGATACTCGCCTGGTTGACAATGTAGATTTAGTTAATAAGAATCTGCCTGCCAATCCTAGTTCAAAAGTGCCCATAAGTTCTTCTGGTCAATTGATTGATTCTGGGACTGATGGACTGGTGAATGAGCCAGCAAAGGTTCCCCTGTCATCTTCTAATATAACACAAGAAGAGGAGATCAGTAGTTACGTTTCCTCCAATATTGCAGATAATGTGGAAATTGCTAGCCCTCTTTCCATGGCTTTAAAGAATAATTCTGATGTTACAGTTGCAGGATCAAATCCTACCAGTCCAGCTTCTCCTTCTTTGCCTGAGGATGTAGGGACTAGTTTGGTCGATTCAG GGTGTGATCTGTACCATGGGAGTTGGTTTTATGATTCATCTGGACCATCATACACAAACAACACATGCCCTGTTTTGACACAGATGCAAAATTGCCAGGGAAATGGGCGACCTGACAAGGAATATGAGAACTGGAGATGGAAACCCTCTCAGTGTGACCTCCCAAAATTTGATGCCAAGAAATTCCTCGAGTTGATGAGGGGAAAGACACTGGCTTTCATTGGTGACTCTGTTGCTAGAAACCAAATGGAATCGATGCTGTGCCTTCTATGGCAG GTAGAAGTTCCAAAAAATCGGGGGAATCGAAAAATGCAACGCTGGCACTTTAAGTCGACATCTGTAATGATTGTCCGGATATGGTCCTCATGGCTCGTCCATCAAACAACTGAGCCGCTTGATTTTGCTCCTGAGGGTGTGGTCAAGCTCCACCTTGATATCCCTGATAACGTCTTCATGGAGCACATCCCAAAATTTGACGTGGTTGTGCTTTCTTCAGGCCATTGGTTTGCTAAGCAATCGGTTTATGTCCTGAAAAATGAGATTGTTGGAGGACAATTGTGGTGGCCGGACAAATCTCGCTCAATGAAGATTAACAACATTGAAGCATTTGGGATATCCGTGGAGACAAGTCTCGCTGCCTTAGTTACACATCCTAATTATACGGGTCTAACCATCGTGCGGTCCTTCTCGCCTGATCACTATGAAGGCGGTGCCTGGAATACAGGTGGATCATGCACTGGGAAGGTAAGACCTGCCTCAGCGGGCGACTTAGTTGAAAATGGCTTTACAAATATAATGCATGAGAAGCAGGTGATGGGTTTCGACCGTGCCATCAAGAAGGCCACTAACAAATCAAAATTGAGGTTGATGGATATCACGGAAGCATTTGGGTACCGCCATGATGGGCATCCAGGTCCATATAGGAGCCCCGATCCAAACAAGATCACACAGCGTGGCCCTGATGGGAAGCCCCCACCACAGGATTGCTTACACTGGTGCATGCCAGGTCCAGTCGATACATGGAACGAGTTTGTGCTCGAAACCATAAGAAGAGAATTCAATG GATGGGGTGGAGGTTAG
- the LOC100244670 gene encoding 65-kDa microtubule-associated protein 3 — MSNVQSDPLLQVETTCGSLLYELQIIWDEVGESDTDRDKMLLELERECLEVYRRKVDQANRCRAQLRQAIADSEAELAAICSAMGERPVHIRQSDQNAGSLKEELKAIIPQLEEMHKRKSERRNQFFEVVEEIEKIKSEIYSSTEYIASKTVVDDTDLSLRKLEELHKQLQALQKEKSDRLKQVLDHLSTLNSLCLVLGMDFQQTVNEVHPSLGDSDGRKNISNATIEQLAAAIKTLRGVKIQRMQRLQDLASSMLELWNLMDTPIEEQQLFQNVTCNIAASEHEINEPNTLSVDFINYVEAEVSRLEELKASKMKELVLKKRSELEEICRKTHMIPEADSALDYVIEAMESGAVDASCVLEQIELQVAKVKEEAFSRKEILEKVDKWLAACEEESWLEEYNRDDNRYNAGRGAHLTLKRAEKARSLVNKLPAMVDALASKTVAWEKERGVEFTYDGIRLLSMLEEYTFLRQEKEEERRRQRDQKKLQGQLIAEQEALFGSKPSPSKPQSVKKASRVSTGSTGSRRLSVGGAMIQTPKPDPIHSTKATPRPGKKSDRYQIDQVRHCQDDGFTALSAGTRGLDIAGLPIKKQSFNPREIDSPMMRKPFSPISSTASSEANTMLEDLNRPQPKILHKTVSSNNIPYTTPSKSQLPPPSATDEENRTPKTMPIPVPSTPSTVSVPMLTAMTPAPPPAPVPYNANPVEETEYSFEERRAGFVLPQAHLKTAIQV; from the exons ATGTCTAATGTCCAAAGTGATCCGCTCCTACAAGTTGAAACAACATGTGGATCTCTTCTATATGAGCTTCAG ATAATATGGGATGAAGTTGGGGAGTCTGATACTGATAGGGATAAAATGCTGCTTGAACTTGAACGAGAGTGTCTAGAAGTTTATAGGAGAAAGGTAGATCAGGCAAACCGATGTAGAGCTCAGCTACGACAGGCAATTGCTGATTCTGAAGCAGAGCTTGCTGCCATATGTTCTGCCATGGGGGAGCGACCAGTGCATATCAGGCAG TCTGATCAAAATGCTGGAAGTTTGAAAGAGGAGCTCAAGGCCATTATTCCACAACTGGAAGAGATGCACAAACGGAAAAGTGAGAGAAGGAATCAATTTTTTGAAGTTGTGGAGGAAATAGAGAAGATAAAAAGTGAAATCTATAGTTCCACAGAGTACATTGCTTCCAAGACAGTTGTAGATGACACTGACCTGTCTTTAAGAAAGCTTGAGGAATTGCACAAACAGCTTCAGGCACTTCAAAAAGAGAAG AGTGATCGCTTAAAGCAGGTTCTCGACCACCTGAGTACTTTGAACTCTCTTTGTTTGGTCCTTGGTATGGATTTCCAGCAAACAGTTAATGAGGTTCATCCCAGTTTAGGTGATTCTGATGGAAGAAAGAACATAAGTAATGCCACAATTGAGCAGTTGGCAGCTGCAATAAAGACCTTGCGAGGGGTTAAAATACAGAGAATGCAGAGG CTCCAAGATCTTGCATCTTCCATGTTGGAGCTATGGAATTTGATGGATACACCAATTGAAGAGCAACAGTTGTTTCAGAACGTTACTTGTAATATTGCTGCTTCAGAACATGAGATAAATGAGCCCAACACACTCTCTGTGGACTTCATTAATTAT GTAGAGGCAGAAGTTTCTAGGCTGGAAGAGCTGAAAGCAAGCAAAATGAAAGAGCTTGTTTTAAAGAAGAGGTCAGAACTAGAGGAGATCTGTAGGAAGACACATATGATCCCAGAAGCAGATAGTGCGCTGGATTATGTTATTGAAGCTATGGAGTCTG GAGCTGTGGATGCTTCTTGTGTCCTTGAACAAATTGAACTTCAAGTTGCAAAGGTTAAAGAGGAAGCTTTTAGCAGGAAAGAAATACTTGAAAAAGTTGATAAATGGTTGGCTGCATGTGAGGAGGAGAGTTGGCTTGAGGAATATAATAGG GATGACAACCGATATAATGCTGGTAGAGGCGCTCATCTTACTCTCAAGCGTGCTGAGAAAGCTCGTTCTTTGGTTAATAAACTTCCAG CAATGGTGGATGCATTGGCTTCAAAAACTGTGGCATGGGAGAAGGAGAGAGGTGTTGAGTTCACATATGATGGG ATTCGTCTTCTTTCTATGCTTGAAGAGTATACTTTTCTACGgcaagagaaagaggaagaacgCCGAAGGCAGAGG GACCAGAAGAAACTTCAGGGGCAGCTAATAGCTGAACAAGAGGCACTTTTTGGGTCAAAACCAAGTCCTTCAAAGCCACAGAGTGTTAAAAAGGCTTCTAGAGTTTCAACTGGAAGCACAGGCAGCAGAAGACTCTCTGTTGGAGGAGCAATGATTCAAACTCCCAAACCTGATCCAATTCACTCTACAAAAGCCACCCCTAGGCCAGGCAAGAAGAGTGATCGTTACCAAATTGACCAAGTAAGACATTGCCAGGATGATGGGTTTACAGCATTATCAGCTG GTACTAGAGGTTTGGACATTGCAGGGCTCCCCATAAAAAAGCAATCCTTCAATCCACGTGAAATAGACTCACCCATGATGCGAAAACCCTTCTCGCCAATATCTTCCACAGCATCATCAGAAGCCAACACCATGTTAGAAGATCTCAACAGACCTCAGCCCAAGATACTGCACAAGACAGTGTCTAGTAACAACATCCCCTACACAACTCCCTCCAAATCACAACTACCACCACCTTCTGCCACAGATGAAGAGAACAGGACCCCAAAGACAATGCCAATTCCTGTCCCCTCCACACCTTCAACTGTATCAGTGCCAATGCTGACAGCCATGACCCCTGCTCCCCCTCCAGCCCCGGTCCCTTACAATGCTAATCCAGTAGAAGAGACCGAGTACTCATTTGAGGAAAGAAGAGCTGGTTTTGTGCTGCCCCAGGCACATCTAAAGACTGCAATAcaagtttga
- the LOC100244660 gene encoding protein YLS7 isoform X1, whose protein sequence is MFKAMTLASPRGFPTMSAFPRSLSSIAVSVGGLALFLIFASCLLLSYPIGSTVRGYFYGDDSGKMALWDNETIIDTRLVDNVDLVNKNLPANPSSKVPISSSGQLIDSGTDGLVNEPAKVPLSSSNITQEEEISSYVSSNIADNVEIASPLSMALKNNSDVTVAGSNPTSPASPSLPEDVGTSLVDSGCDLYHGSWFYDSSGPSYTNNTCPVLTQMQNCQGNGRPDKEYENWRWKPSQCDLPKFDAKKFLELMRGKTLAFIGDSVARNQMESMLCLLWQVEVPKNRGNRKMQRWHFKSTSVMIVRIWSSWLVHQTTEPLDFAPEGVVKLHLDIPDNVFMEHIPKFDVVVLSSGHWFAKQSVYVLKNEIVGGQLWWPDKSRSMKINNIEAFGISVETSLAALVTHPNYTGLTIVRSFSPDHYEGGAWNTGGSCTGKVRPASAGDLVENGFTNIMHEKQVMGFDRAIKKATNKSKLRLMDITEAFGYRHDGHPGPYRSPDPNKITQRGPDGKPPPQDCLHWCMPGPVDTWNEFVLETIRREFNGKESFPS, encoded by the exons ATGTTCAAAGCCATGACTTTGGCTTCACCAAGAGGGTTTCCGACAATGTCTGCCTTTCCCCGGTCTCTCTCCTCCATAGCAGTATCAGTGGGAGGATTGGCATTGTTCTTAATTTTTGCTTCTTGCCTTTTGCTCTCATACCCAATTGGTTCCACGGTCCGGGGCTATTTTTACGGTGATGATTCAGGAAAAATGGCATTGTGGGATAATGAAACTATAATTGATACTCGCCTGGTTGACAATGTAGATTTAGTTAATAAGAATCTGCCTGCCAATCCTAGTTCAAAAGTGCCCATAAGTTCTTCTGGTCAATTGATTGATTCTGGGACTGATGGACTGGTGAATGAGCCAGCAAAGGTTCCCCTGTCATCTTCTAATATAACACAAGAAGAGGAGATCAGTAGTTACGTTTCCTCCAATATTGCAGATAATGTGGAAATTGCTAGCCCTCTTTCCATGGCTTTAAAGAATAATTCTGATGTTACAGTTGCAGGATCAAATCCTACCAGTCCAGCTTCTCCTTCTTTGCCTGAGGATGTAGGGACTAGTTTGGTCGATTCAG GGTGTGATCTGTACCATGGGAGTTGGTTTTATGATTCATCTGGACCATCATACACAAACAACACATGCCCTGTTTTGACACAGATGCAAAATTGCCAGGGAAATGGGCGACCTGACAAGGAATATGAGAACTGGAGATGGAAACCCTCTCAGTGTGACCTCCCAAAATTTGATGCCAAGAAATTCCTCGAGTTGATGAGGGGAAAGACACTGGCTTTCATTGGTGACTCTGTTGCTAGAAACCAAATGGAATCGATGCTGTGCCTTCTATGGCAG GTAGAAGTTCCAAAAAATCGGGGGAATCGAAAAATGCAACGCTGGCACTTTAAGTCGACATCTGTAATGATTGTCCGGATATGGTCCTCATGGCTCGTCCATCAAACAACTGAGCCGCTTGATTTTGCTCCTGAGGGTGTGGTCAAGCTCCACCTTGATATCCCTGATAACGTCTTCATGGAGCACATCCCAAAATTTGACGTGGTTGTGCTTTCTTCAGGCCATTGGTTTGCTAAGCAATCGGTTTATGTCCTGAAAAATGAGATTGTTGGAGGACAATTGTGGTGGCCGGACAAATCTCGCTCAATGAAGATTAACAACATTGAAGCATTTGGGATATCCGTGGAGACAAGTCTCGCTGCCTTAGTTACACATCCTAATTATACGGGTCTAACCATCGTGCGGTCCTTCTCGCCTGATCACTATGAAGGCGGTGCCTGGAATACAGGTGGATCATGCACTGGGAAGGTAAGACCTGCCTCAGCGGGCGACTTAGTTGAAAATGGCTTTACAAATATAATGCATGAGAAGCAGGTGATGGGTTTCGACCGTGCCATCAAGAAGGCCACTAACAAATCAAAATTGAGGTTGATGGATATCACGGAAGCATTTGGGTACCGCCATGATGGGCATCCAGGTCCATATAGGAGCCCCGATCCAAACAAGATCACACAGCGTGGCCCTGATGGGAAGCCCCCACCACAGGATTGCTTACACTGGTGCATGCCAGGTCCAGTCGATACATGGAACGAGTTTGTGCTCGAAACCATAAGAAGAGAATTCAATGGTAAGGAAAGCTTTCCTTCATGA